The sequence below is a genomic window from Desulfonauticus submarinus.
TCTTTAAGACGTTGTCTTTTGTGTGGTTCTCCAGAGGTAGAGATTTATTTTTGCCTGAAGTGTTTACAAAATATAATCCCTAAACAGGGAGGATATTGTTCCTTGTGTGGAGAGAAGTATGTATTAGATACATCTCATGTGTGTAGTAGTTGTTTGAAACATCCTCCTCCTTGGACCAAATTTGGTTTTGGAGTGTTTCTCACAGATATTTATCAAAAAATTATTTATGATTTTAAATTTCAAAAAAAAATGGAAATGCTGAATTTTTTAGTTGATATTTTAGAAAATGCATTTTTTGAATTTAGTTTTTTAAAACCAGATATAGTAATGTGCATTCCTATGTCTAAAAATGAGCTAAGAGCTAGAGGTTTTAATCAAAGTTTAGAACTAGCAAAAGGTTTGT
It includes:
- a CDS encoding ComF family protein; translated protein: MRLNIFLNRWKKRYFPFFPSSFFSLRRCLLCGSPEVEIYFCLKCLQNIIPKQGGYCSLCGEKYVLDTSHVCSSCLKHPPPWTKFGFGVFLTDIYQKIIYDFKFQKKMEMLNFLVDILENAFFEFSFLKPDIVMCIPMSKNELRARGFNQSLELAKGLCKRLHFTLKRNLLLKIKDTLPQRELDRKERKLNVKGCFAVKQDLQGKSVLLIDDIYTTGATCFEASKVLKQKGARTIQVLVLARTLKK